A DNA window from Flavisolibacter ginsenosidimutans contains the following coding sequences:
- a CDS encoding uroporphyrinogen-III synthase — protein sequence MAKHKVLSTKKLEPSLVEKAKESGVEIIEQEAIRVKSILAKEKWDEIFSLLEKKIEFAVFTSSNAVTAVKKYLNEYVNHLPQQWKIFCLSGKTKEFLEGEEELFGTIKATAWSAKELAERIIESGAKELIFFCSDRRREELPTILQNAGVHVQEVMVYEVEETPSVATDDFEAVLFFSPSAVQSFFSANQLKKDVVCFAIGQTTANSLMPFTHSKLYVSKQPTQEALLNEVVNYFKMR from the coding sequence ATGGCGAAGCATAAAGTTTTAAGCACGAAGAAACTCGAACCTTCGCTGGTAGAGAAAGCGAAAGAAAGCGGTGTTGAGATTATTGAGCAGGAAGCAATTCGTGTAAAGTCAATTCTTGCAAAAGAAAAGTGGGACGAGATTTTTTCGCTGCTGGAAAAGAAAATAGAATTTGCTGTTTTCACCAGCAGCAATGCGGTAACGGCCGTGAAAAAATACCTGAACGAATACGTCAATCATCTTCCGCAACAATGGAAGATTTTTTGTCTTTCAGGAAAAACCAAAGAATTCTTGGAAGGCGAGGAGGAACTCTTTGGAACGATCAAGGCAACGGCATGGAGCGCAAAGGAATTGGCTGAGCGCATAATCGAAAGCGGCGCAAAAGAACTTATCTTTTTTTGCAGTGATAGAAGAAGAGAGGAATTGCCAACGATTTTACAAAACGCAGGCGTACACGTACAAGAAGTGATGGTTTATGAAGTAGAAGAAACGCCTTCGGTGGCTACCGACGATTTTGAAGCTGTTTTGTTTTTCAGTCCGAGTGCGGTGCAAAGTTTTTTTAGCGCTAACCAACTAAAGAAAGACGTTGTTTGTTTTGCCATCGGTCAGACAACGGCCAACAGCTTAATGCCGTTCACGCATAGCAAACTTTACGTCAGCAAGCAACCTACGCAGGAAGCTTTGCTGAACGAAGTCGTTAATTATTTTAAAATGCGGTGA
- the hemE gene encoding uroporphyrinogen decarboxylase, with protein MSQLKNDLLLRALRKEKVERPPVWMMRQAGRYLPDYIKLRDKYDFFTRVQTPELATEITLQPVNQVGVDAAIIFSDILVIPQAMGLEVLMEEGKGPSLPKTIKAQSDIDALNTANAEEHLKYVLDALSLTKKELAGRVPLIGFAGAPWTILCYMVEGKGSKTWDKAKQFAYTQPQLAHALLQKITDITIDYLKAQVKAGADTVQVFDSWAGSLSPEDFKTYAQPYLLQIADAVSKDAPVILFPKGTWYALKDLSRSSASGIGIDWTITPQFARELTSNNITLQGNFDPAKLLAPVPQIKQWVKEMIDGFGAQNYIANLGHGITPNVPVDHAKAFVEAVKEYRI; from the coding sequence ATGAGCCAACTTAAGAACGATTTATTGCTACGAGCCCTTCGCAAAGAAAAAGTCGAACGTCCGCCGGTGTGGATGATGCGCCAGGCCGGACGGTATTTGCCCGATTACATCAAGCTGCGCGACAAGTATGATTTTTTTACCCGTGTGCAAACACCCGAACTGGCAACAGAGATTACGTTGCAACCGGTGAATCAAGTCGGTGTGGATGCAGCAATCATCTTCTCCGATATTTTGGTGATTCCGCAAGCCATGGGACTGGAAGTATTGATGGAAGAAGGCAAAGGGCCATCGCTGCCAAAGACCATCAAAGCACAAAGCGACATTGATGCGCTCAATACAGCCAATGCAGAAGAACATTTGAAGTATGTATTGGACGCGTTGTCGCTTACGAAAAAAGAATTGGCCGGCCGTGTGCCGCTGATTGGTTTTGCCGGTGCGCCATGGACGATTCTTTGTTACATGGTAGAAGGCAAAGGCAGCAAAACCTGGGACAAAGCAAAACAGTTTGCCTACACGCAACCACAACTTGCACACGCCTTGCTGCAAAAAATTACCGACATCACGATTGATTATTTAAAGGCACAAGTGAAAGCTGGCGCTGATACCGTGCAGGTGTTTGACAGTTGGGCGGGATCTTTATCACCGGAAGATTTTAAAACGTATGCGCAACCTTACCTCTTGCAAATTGCCGACGCGGTTAGCAAGGATGCGCCGGTGATTTTGTTTCCGAAAGGAACGTGGTATGCCTTAAAAGACTTAAGCCGAAGCAGTGCTTCGGGGATTGGTATTGATTGGACCATCACACCGCAATTTGCCAGAGAATTAACAAGCAATAACATAACACTCCAGGGTAATTTTGATCCCGCAAAATTGCTGGCGCCCGTTCCGCAAATCAAGCAATGGGTAAAAGAAATGATTGACGGTTTTGGTGCGCAGAATTACATCGCCAATCTCGGTCACGGCATTACGCCAAACGTGCCCGTTGATCATGCCAAAGCGTTTGTGGAGGCGGTGAAAGAGTACCGAATTTAG